GAAATAGAATGAATTAGTTGGCAAGCCATCTAATGCAAGAACAAACTTTATAATCTTCATGAATGTTGGAAAATTCACTCTTTGGAGAACCTTTTGGTTTCAGTAGAAGGTGATCAATGGAGACAGAATCATATTGTAAGTTCATTAGAAACTACATTTTGTGTAGGCACCTTATATACTTTGAGGCATGTGCTATTGTTTTGGTGAATTGCTTCAATATTTTTCACAATCTTATTCTCTTTTCAAGTTAAAGATCATTTCATATTGCATGGTCAACTCTGTAGGACTCGAAATAATTAGCCCACTCATGAGGCCAAAGTGTAACTCTACTCTGTGATGTCTTCTTATACAGATCTATGCGGTTGGATCATCATCAGATAATGGCATTCATCTTTTAGATTTCTATCCAGACTCCAGTTCTCCCTGTCATGTTGAGTACAGGTAGGACACTAAATCCCAATTTACAATTTTAAGCACATGTTAAATGGTCATCGGGTTTCTCTAGGAGTACTTGGAAATTATCTCttgtttaattcttttatgTTCTGAGGAAGCCACATCATATTCCACTAAATGGATATGTGTTATGATCCAAGTCTAAgtctttaaagaaaaaaaaaagaatggatGAGATGTGGttttttatagttaatttttattttaaagttattgcTTACTTGCATCTTTTGTTGCCATAGCGAGGATATGCAGAGCTTATCTGGTGTAAAAAACCAGAGAAAACAAAACATGTTTGTTCCCTTGTCTGAAGGTGTTACTGCATGTGCCACTCATCCCCTCAATGGCACCATCATAGCTGGAACCAAGGTTTGTACATATTCTTCTCCCTCCAAAAGCAGTTATGCTTTTATTTCATGCCTTTTTTGAACTGCTTCCAGTCCTCGTAACTCACATAAGCTGCTTTTTGGATTTTGCTTCTCTTCAAATGTGTTACGAAAATGCATGTggaaaaaacaaagcaaatttTGCCTTAAAAGGAATCAAAGTATTTCCAAACACTAGCAATACTTGAGCATGTTCCAGTCACTGTTTTGACACTGCCTGCAGATTTCTTTTGTAGGATTGTTATAGTATTTAAGAAACATTACCTTTCTTCCAGTTATTCTTTTGGGTGGATGGAAAATAAAGAAGCTAATTGCACGTTTATAGAAATCAATCTCTAAAGAATTATAGAATTGAATGCAGATATGCTCTAGTAAAATAGTTTGAGAAAACTAATGCCACCCATTGGGTATTTCTTTTGGAGTATAAAACTGCCAAATGAGGAAAGATGCTTATTTCAAAATGGGAAGTAGTTTCCAGAGAATAGGATAAACCAATGCATGCCTCATTGATCTTGGATGATAGCATGTTGTTAAATTCATTTCACGGAAATCTCATCCAATGTCATTGATATATTTTACTGATTTTCCCATTTGAGAATGAACAGAAGTCTGATTCCTAATCAATTATATATGGTGCAGCAATCATCCCTGCTAGTGATTTCCCAAAGGCACAAGTCATGCCAAGGAGACCATTGCCAAAGCAAAGAGGAAGGCCCTTTGTGATCAGAGCAAAGTTTATATGTCCAGAGTTGAAGCCGAATATCTTTGCACACATGGATTTTTAATCAACTAGGGCCAGATGGGCATGAAATCCTCCAGTACGACAAAGGAAACCGTCCAATAATATATGTGCTTCAAGAACACTTCCAAGCAAtgtcaaaatataatttcattgatCACATGAACTTGGAAAAAATCTGTCTTTTTCTATAATAATATCACCCCATGAAGATTGTATCAGGAAGCGTTTCTGCTTCAGCCCAATGCCCATTTTCATTCAATGACACATACAACAATTGGgtcttttttcatttctatataATTTGAATATGATTGAAATGAAGCTGAAGACTAGGTTCACCCTGGAAGATTTTAGTGGAACCTAGTTCCTTGCAGTGCATTGCCACCCTGGTCTGCATTGATGGGTCCAATGAAGCCATCCACTCAATTTGATCAAATAGGGGATTATCCGATCGCGTACCCAAATAAACCATTTTCAAGTGCACAAACCCAGACAAACAGAGTTATTTTGACCTTCGTACCTCTATCAAGTCTTTTCTCTCACTTCTCACCCTTCAAAAATAACATCAGAATTGAGCTGTCATGGGCGCCCAGAATGCAATACCAGACCCATCAACAGAgaagaaaagaacaagaaaaaaacatgaataatttaatcaatttcaaCATTAGATTTCAATAACATTTACATCTCCATCACCGGATCACATAATGGGAACATCTAGAGAACAAAACCTAGATCTGGTAACTTCGATTTCACGAGACGCTAGCCTAAGCCCTCTCGCCGCGGATTCTGCGAGCGAGCTGGATGTCCTTGGGCATGATGGTGACTCTCTTGGCGTGAATGGCGCAGAGGTTGGTATCCTCAAAGAGACCAACCAGGTACGCCTCGGCCGCCTCCTGGAGAGCAGCCACAGCGCTGCTCTGGAACCTCAGATCCGTTTTGAAGTCCTGAGCAATCTCCCTAACCAGCCTCTGGAACGGTAGCTTCCTGATCAAGAGTTCAGTGCTCTTTTGGTACTTCCTGATCTCCCTCAACGCCACTGTTCCCGGCCTGAACCTGTGGGGCTTCTTTACCCCTCCCGTGGCCGGCGCAGACTTTCGAGCAGCCTTGGTGGCCAACTGCTTTCTCGGGGCCTTCCCTCCGGTGGACTTCCTAGCCGTCTGCTTGGTACGAGCCATCTCACTCTTTCAGAAATCTGATGTAGTTTGCTTCTCTAGAATGGTGGAAATGCAGGCCTTGGAGGGGTGTATTTGTAGCAAAGAATGGTGGGCAAGCGCGGGAGCTttgaaagttttgttttttggagAGCAAATATCAACCGCTGGATTGTTGAGGTAATCAACGGCTAATAGTTTCTTGAGTAGTGTCACGCGGATCACTATCCATGCGTACTACAAAAAAACCAATAGGATTAGTTGTCAACTGGCCACTTGAATACTTAAGAGTTAAGACTAGGTTGTGGGCTTATGAGTCCATGAGCCACTGCCATTGTGTTGAGAGTCCATAGTTGGACCTCAGGCCCTATATCTATCCAAACTTGGGTTAGGGCCCATTTAATAGCCAGCCCATTGTTACGAGAGATCCTTCTAGGGAATAAAAACTTTCCCATATTTGTAAAGAAACTTGACCTAAAGAGAGATTCGAGTGTAAGATACGAGCCAGAGCagtttatgaaataaaaatttattttataattcaataataaaaggaaaataagtaaCATTAAAaggttatgaaaattttaatatatataaatatagtaaattagaaaaatcaatacaattttttttttttgggtctctCAATTTAACtcctaaacattttttttttaaaataaaataaaataatgtctATCCTAAATTTTGTCTAAATGTCTAATAGGTCCTTTTATCAACCTAAAGAAATCGATTGAATCTGAAATCATGTTTATTAGAATGGaacataatattaatattctttgtCACCCACCTTTGTATCAATaattcatgatattttttagatttggaGAAGATTTGTGATGGTattggaatcaaacataatattgaTATTCTAGGTCACCTACCTTTATAGcaataatttaagatatttttgagATTTTGAGAAGATTTATCACATAGGGTTTACACCATCTACTTATCAATCTTTGAAAATACAATACAAGAAATCAAAACTATACCAAATTTAGGGTGAGTACGATATAGTATTTATAACTTGAATTCATCAAAGCCAATTATCTTTTCAATCCTCTTGCTGCCCATTTCAACCATACATTCTGAAAAACTCTTTTTTCCATTAAAGGTGAGATTCCATACAAAAAGATGGTATATTGTCCTTTTCACCTAGGCCTCTACAAGACAATGTACCCAAACAGAAGGAAAATTTAAGAACAAAATAGGCTTACTTAGGGCATTGAGTAACCCACATTTGAGGACACCCATGAAGCcaaaaacatcatcaatcaagAACATTATTGTAACACTTGGATTTAAACACAAAAACTAATTGGAATCCTCTCACCCttcaataaaacaaatcaaagaGGACAAGCTCTACACACCCATGACAACCAGCTTTTTCACTCTGGGAAGGAAAAACTGGTTGTGTTTTAGTACCACAGCCCCTTCCTTTCCAAAAGGACACCCATGCTTTGCTGGGGCTAGCTTGTACATTCCCTGTGCTGGAAAAAAAGACAGCTACAGCAATGCCATGTCTTTTGTTTTGCCCTCACACCCCCATGGCTGTTGGGTGTAAATGAAAGTGACCACACCTTCATTACCACACACCCCTAATCATACAATTGTTCTGTGGTCGGTGACTACTGTTCCTAGGTTATGATGGGAGCATTGGGAGGATGAACGTTGGTCACAAAAAGTTGCTAATGGGTTTTTCTTAGAAGGGTTGTTCAAGTACAGTGTTCTATGGCTTTTATTGATGACATGTGTCATGCACACAATGGTTGTGATCTTTGGGAGTGAtatgtttcattatttttcGTCAAGTTGAGGggtatttatattaaactagaaaaagttttttcttggaaagatgtggatttttttttctttttttctcttttataatcTAAGTAATAGATGTTGGAAATTATTTAGTCATGAAAATAACTTAGCCTATTTATATTAAGATGTAATATAGTGATTATTTGGATAAGCttcttattttctcattttaaaaataaaagacatgaacaaattctatataaaatatgtgaattcttcaaaatttatattgaaagtaaaatgattttttaaaaactataaaaacttttgaggcattaaaaaaatttaatatctcaaattttaaaaaatttaaggttagtaatatatt
The sequence above is drawn from the Vitis riparia cultivar Riparia Gloire de Montpellier isolate 1030 chromosome 6, EGFV_Vit.rip_1.0, whole genome shotgun sequence genome and encodes:
- the LOC117915944 gene encoding histone H3.2, with the protein product MARTKQTARKSTGGKAPRKQLATKAARKSAPATGGVKKPHRFRPGTVALREIRKYQKSTELLIRKLPFQRLVREIAQDFKTDLRFQSSAVAALQEAAEAYLVGLFEDTNLCAIHAKRVTIMPKDIQLARRIRGERA